The following proteins are encoded in a genomic region of Catenulispora sp. GP43:
- a CDS encoding serine protease, whose protein sequence is MKNRRHGLLASTALAVSVLATACHGGSSAADAAASSASSEAAATKVVTHVMESTPEDPHTVLRSGPPLTGSIPAGTTANGKVSAVAFDGIPKVGAVFFSVGGVVSAHYCTGSVVHSGSGDLIVTAGHCVYDKLYTGWNNHIVFVPGYHDNTAPYGEWVATTAYLDSNWVAQEDPDADIAFLKVRKVGGGTQTLESLTGADTFSAEPGYANSISIASYPLLASRPVGCTAPTKKYTDTQLELDCSGLPEGASGSPFIASGNRLVGVLGGYEQGGNSPDISYSIYFSKRIAKIYQATSGS, encoded by the coding sequence ATGAAGAACCGCCGCCACGGTCTGCTCGCGTCCACAGCCCTCGCCGTGTCGGTGCTGGCGACGGCCTGCCACGGCGGCTCTTCCGCCGCTGATGCCGCTGCCAGCTCCGCCAGCAGCGAGGCGGCCGCCACGAAGGTCGTCACGCACGTCATGGAGTCCACCCCGGAAGACCCGCACACCGTGCTGCGTTCGGGGCCGCCGCTGACCGGATCGATCCCGGCCGGCACCACGGCCAACGGCAAGGTCAGCGCTGTCGCCTTCGACGGGATCCCCAAGGTCGGCGCGGTGTTCTTCAGCGTCGGGGGCGTGGTGTCGGCGCACTACTGCACCGGCAGTGTCGTACACAGCGGATCCGGGGACCTGATCGTCACTGCCGGGCACTGCGTGTACGACAAGCTCTACACCGGCTGGAACAACCACATCGTGTTCGTACCGGGGTACCACGACAACACCGCGCCCTACGGGGAGTGGGTCGCCACCACCGCCTACCTGGACTCGAACTGGGTGGCCCAAGAGGACCCGGACGCCGACATAGCCTTCCTGAAGGTGCGCAAGGTCGGCGGCGGAACGCAGACCCTGGAGAGCCTCACCGGCGCCGACACGTTCTCCGCCGAGCCGGGGTACGCGAACTCGATCAGCATCGCGTCGTATCCGCTGCTGGCGTCCCGGCCCGTCGGCTGCACCGCGCCGACGAAGAAGTACACCGACACCCAGCTGGAGCTGGACTGCTCGGGCCTGCCCGAAGGGGCCAGCGGCAGCCCGTTCATCGCCTCGGGGAACCGGCTGGTCGGCGTGCTCGGCGGGTACGAACAGGGCGGCAACTCCCCGGACATCTCCTACAGCATCTACTTCTCGAAGCGGATCGCGAAGATCTACCAGGCCACCTCAGGGTCCTGA
- a CDS encoding STM4015 family protein: MIQDFRRDALTTFHGLPVFPFAHGDPAELEPGGVPDDIEAWAWRVGADEYDEADGEQIWPAFLQTVDTTRVKALTLAAWDSCESGTGWDEYHAALLAAADRFPNLEALFVGDVPSEMSEVSWIGQPDPGPLLAAFPNLVEFGLRGTAEMSMEPLAHDRLRELTLQTGGLPPHVVRAIGASTLPALTGLDLYLGTSIYEGGAEAADLAAILSGTAFPALRHLGLRNAEDTDALAAVLAHAPVVARLQSLDLALGTLGDDGAAALLAGQPLTHLHRLDLHHHWISDEMIERLWQALPEADINVDEALLGRDNDRFIAVAE; this comes from the coding sequence GTGATCCAGGATTTCCGACGCGACGCCCTGACCACCTTCCACGGTCTGCCGGTGTTCCCCTTCGCCCACGGCGACCCGGCCGAGCTGGAACCCGGCGGCGTCCCCGACGACATCGAAGCCTGGGCCTGGCGCGTCGGCGCCGACGAATACGACGAGGCCGACGGCGAACAGATCTGGCCGGCCTTCCTCCAGACCGTCGACACCACCCGCGTCAAAGCCCTGACCCTGGCCGCCTGGGACTCCTGCGAGTCCGGCACCGGCTGGGACGAATACCACGCCGCACTCCTGGCCGCCGCCGACCGCTTCCCCAACCTGGAAGCACTGTTCGTCGGAGACGTCCCCTCGGAGATGTCCGAAGTCTCCTGGATCGGACAACCCGACCCCGGCCCGCTGCTCGCCGCCTTCCCGAACCTGGTCGAATTCGGCCTGCGCGGCACCGCCGAGATGTCGATGGAACCCCTGGCCCACGACCGACTACGAGAACTGACACTGCAGACCGGCGGCCTGCCCCCGCACGTCGTCCGCGCCATCGGCGCCTCCACCCTGCCCGCCCTCACCGGCCTGGACCTCTACCTCGGCACCTCGATCTACGAAGGCGGCGCCGAGGCCGCAGACCTCGCCGCCATCCTGTCCGGCACCGCCTTCCCAGCCCTGCGACACCTGGGCCTGCGCAACGCCGAGGACACCGACGCCCTGGCCGCCGTCCTCGCCCACGCCCCCGTCGTGGCCCGCCTGCAATCCTTGGACCTCGCCCTCGGAACCCTCGGCGACGACGGCGCGGCCGCACTGCTCGCCGGCCAGCCCCTGACCCACCTGCACCGCCTAGACCTGCACCACCACTGGATCAGCGACGAGATGATCGAACGGCTCTGGCAAGCCCTCCCGGAAGCGGACATCAACGTGGACGAAGCACTGCTGGGCCGCGACAACGACCGATTCATAGCGGTCGCCGAATGA
- a CDS encoding GntR family transcriptional regulator — protein MDGRVGKDRGTAGAGGVTRAIRDDIIRGVHAPGARLAEEALSARYGVSRVPVREALRTLEAEGFVARRPYAGVVVAELDDAEAEDLIEIRSLLEPLGAARAAVRHTPEQLGRLKELVALADDALAAGRLEELARLNSRFHEVLAQASGSRTLTELITQLRWKMEWVYTAKLPRRAQDSWREHREIVEVLESGDPDKAARIVVRHIARGRDAHRDQ, from the coding sequence ATGGACGGCAGGGTTGGCAAGGACCGCGGGACCGCCGGAGCCGGCGGCGTCACCCGCGCCATCCGTGACGACATCATCCGCGGCGTCCACGCCCCAGGCGCCCGGCTGGCCGAGGAGGCGCTGTCGGCGCGCTACGGCGTCTCCCGCGTCCCGGTCCGCGAAGCCCTGCGCACGCTGGAGGCCGAGGGCTTCGTCGCCCGGCGCCCCTACGCCGGCGTGGTCGTCGCCGAGCTCGACGACGCCGAGGCCGAGGACCTGATCGAGATCCGCTCGCTGTTGGAGCCGCTGGGCGCCGCACGGGCCGCCGTCCGCCACACCCCCGAGCAGCTCGGCCGGCTCAAGGAACTGGTGGCACTGGCCGACGACGCGCTGGCCGCCGGCCGCCTGGAGGAGCTGGCCCGGCTGAACAGCCGCTTCCACGAGGTCCTGGCCCAGGCCTCCGGCAGCCGGACCCTCACCGAGCTGATCACCCAGCTCAGATGGAAGATGGAGTGGGTCTACACGGCCAAGCTGCCGCGCCGTGCCCAGGATTCCTGGCGCGAGCACCGCGAGATCGTCGAGGTCCTGGAATCCGGCGACCCGGACAAGGCGGCCCGCATCGTGGTCCGGCACATCGCCCGGGGACGGGACGCCCACCGGGATCAGTGA
- a CDS encoding bile acid:sodium symporter family protein, whose amino-acid sequence MGRIGVDPYLLTILGTVALATLLPARGPAATGLSHVTVVAIGLLFFLYGARLSPKAAWDGMKQWRLHAVILAATFVLFPLLGLAAEAASRPVLGPELAKGVLFLTLLPSTVQSSIAFTSLARGNVAAAVCAASFSSLAGIVVTPALASVVLGGAVRVNGGAVLALTAQLLLPFAAGQIARRWIAGWIGAHKPLLTLVDRGSILLVVYSAFSEGMVAGVWHSVSAARLGALVVCCAALLAAVLTLTGLASARLRFARAERVALVFCGSKKSLASGLPMAAVLFPGHELSLMVLPLMVFHQVQLMACTVLARRWGQRDAGSGAQAGGPASDPAGTRLAAVRA is encoded by the coding sequence CTGGGCAGGATCGGCGTCGACCCCTATCTGCTGACCATCCTCGGCACGGTCGCGCTGGCCACGCTGCTGCCGGCCCGGGGCCCGGCGGCGACCGGCCTGAGCCATGTCACCGTGGTCGCGATCGGCCTGCTGTTCTTCCTGTACGGGGCACGGCTCTCGCCGAAGGCCGCGTGGGACGGTATGAAGCAGTGGCGGCTGCACGCGGTGATCCTGGCCGCGACGTTCGTGCTGTTCCCGCTGCTGGGGCTGGCCGCCGAGGCCGCGTCCCGGCCGGTGCTGGGGCCGGAGTTGGCCAAAGGCGTGCTGTTCCTGACGCTGCTGCCCTCGACGGTGCAGTCCTCGATAGCGTTCACGTCCCTGGCCCGGGGCAACGTCGCGGCGGCGGTGTGCGCGGCGTCGTTCTCCTCGCTGGCCGGGATCGTGGTGACGCCGGCGCTGGCCTCGGTCGTGCTCGGCGGCGCGGTCCGCGTGAACGGCGGCGCGGTGCTGGCGCTGACCGCGCAGCTGCTGCTGCCCTTCGCCGCCGGCCAGATCGCGCGCCGCTGGATCGCCGGGTGGATCGGCGCGCACAAGCCGCTGCTGACGCTCGTCGACCGCGGCTCGATCCTGCTGGTGGTGTACAGCGCGTTCAGCGAGGGCATGGTCGCCGGGGTCTGGCACTCGGTGTCGGCGGCGCGGCTGGGGGCGCTGGTGGTGTGCTGCGCGGCGCTGCTGGCGGCGGTGCTGACGCTGACCGGGCTGGCCTCGGCGCGGCTGCGGTTCGCGCGGGCCGAGCGGGTGGCGCTGGTGTTCTGCGGGTCGAAGAAGAGCCTGGCCTCGGGGCTGCCGATGGCGGCGGTGTTGTTCCCGGGGCACGAGCTGAGCTTGATGGTGTTGCCGCTGATGGTGTTCCACCAGGTTCAGCTGATGGCGTGCACGGTCCTGGCGCGGCGGTGGGGACAGCGGGACGCCGGCTCCGGCGCGCAGGCCGGCGGTCCAGCCAGCGATCCGGCCGGGACGCGGTTGGCCGCCGTGCGGGCCTGA
- a CDS encoding HAD family hydrolase, translated as MNPPKVIATDLDRTLLQSGGTTSERTRAALDMAMERGAHVIAVTARPIRWLDRLKPCFSRLPHVIASNGAVCYDLGAGRAYDTRPFETATLPKLLSGLRAALPDARIAMETAYGLVREDGYELSTFDRDGDDAGRLVVPFEDLAGAVADQPVLKLLTTDRTRDSAEMFAEASPAVGTLGHLTYSTRYGVLELGPPGVTKATTLAAWCAARDIDAADVVTFGDMPNDIPMLGWAGRSYAVANALPEVKDAAKGVTASNDDDGVALIVEELFDTRG; from the coding sequence GTGAACCCACCTAAAGTCATCGCCACCGACCTGGACCGCACCCTGCTGCAAAGCGGCGGCACCACGTCGGAGCGCACCCGCGCCGCCCTCGACATGGCCATGGAGCGCGGGGCGCACGTGATAGCCGTGACCGCGCGGCCGATCCGGTGGCTGGACCGGCTCAAGCCGTGCTTCTCGCGGCTGCCGCACGTCATCGCCTCCAACGGGGCGGTGTGCTACGACCTGGGGGCCGGCCGGGCCTACGACACCCGGCCGTTCGAGACCGCAACGCTGCCGAAACTGCTGTCCGGGCTGCGCGCGGCGCTGCCGGACGCCCGGATCGCGATGGAGACGGCATACGGCCTGGTGCGCGAGGACGGTTACGAGCTGTCGACGTTCGACCGGGACGGCGACGATGCCGGACGGCTGGTAGTGCCGTTCGAGGACCTGGCCGGGGCGGTGGCGGACCAGCCGGTGCTGAAGCTGCTGACCACGGACCGGACGCGCGACAGCGCCGAGATGTTCGCCGAGGCGAGCCCGGCGGTCGGGACGCTGGGCCACCTGACCTACTCCACCCGGTACGGCGTGCTGGAGTTGGGGCCGCCCGGGGTCACCAAGGCCACGACGCTGGCCGCGTGGTGTGCCGCCCGGGACATCGACGCCGCGGACGTGGTGACCTTCGGGGACATGCCGAACGACATCCCGATGCTGGGCTGGGCCGGCCGGTCCTACGCGGTGGCCAACGCGCTGCCGGAGGTGAAGGACGCCGCGAAGGGCGTCACGGCGAGCAACGACGACGACGGCGTGGCGCTGATCGTGGAAGAGCTCTTCGATACCCGGGGCTGA
- a CDS encoding class I SAM-dependent methyltransferase, which translates to MPTPQNTYTHGHHESVLRSHRWRTAENSAGYLLPHLSAGQAVLDVGCGPGTITADLADRVAPGTVTAVEITDEALSLAREEIAKRGTGNVRFAVADVHALDFPDDTFDVVHAHQVLQHVADPVLALKEMRRVCKPGGIVAARDGDYGGFRWFPEVPALDEWLRLYQALATSNSGHPDAGRRLRSWALAAGFPEDAVTAGASSWVFADPADRRWWAELWADRTTKSSTAAQYVEKGFAYLEDLDAVAAGWRAWAGAEDGWFNVVHGEIICVA; encoded by the coding sequence ATGCCGACTCCACAGAACACGTACACCCACGGCCACCACGAGTCAGTCCTCCGCTCGCACCGCTGGCGCACCGCGGAGAACTCGGCCGGGTACCTGCTGCCGCACCTGTCCGCAGGTCAGGCCGTGCTCGACGTGGGCTGCGGGCCCGGCACCATCACCGCCGACCTCGCCGATCGCGTCGCCCCGGGCACCGTCACGGCCGTGGAGATCACCGACGAGGCGCTGTCTCTGGCACGGGAGGAGATCGCCAAGCGCGGCACCGGCAACGTCCGGTTCGCGGTCGCCGATGTCCACGCCCTGGACTTCCCGGACGACACCTTCGACGTCGTACACGCCCACCAGGTGCTGCAGCATGTCGCCGATCCGGTGCTGGCGCTGAAGGAGATGCGGCGGGTCTGCAAGCCCGGCGGGATCGTCGCGGCGCGCGACGGCGACTACGGCGGCTTCCGCTGGTTCCCGGAGGTCCCGGCGCTGGATGAGTGGCTGCGGCTGTATCAGGCCTTGGCGACGTCCAACAGCGGCCACCCGGACGCCGGGCGCCGGCTGCGTAGTTGGGCGCTGGCCGCCGGGTTCCCGGAGGATGCCGTGACAGCCGGCGCGTCGTCTTGGGTGTTCGCCGACCCGGCGGACCGCCGGTGGTGGGCCGAGCTGTGGGCCGATCGCACCACCAAGTCCTCGACCGCCGCGCAGTACGTCGAGAAGGGCTTCGCATACCTCGAGGACCTGGACGCCGTCGCGGCCGGCTGGCGCGCGTGGGCCGGTGCCGAGGACGGGTGGTTCAACGTCGTTCACGGCGAGATCATCTGCGTGGCCTGA
- a CDS encoding ABC transporter permease, giving the protein MGPFLLRRIVNYLVLITLATCLGYLLAASSLQPREYFAQRQPPPPAASVNATLNELNLNDKTPILDRFGHWAEGVVTGDLGKTIDDTSVSTEMGRRVGVTLRLVLVGTITGALVGVALGFIGAIRQYRPSDHAITFLSFLVLSTPVFLLAVLLKIGTVKINQAAGTTLLPYTNETTPGLAGGWLRHLVDRGQHLVVPTLSLMLGQAALFSRYQRSAMLDVLGADYIRTARATGMRRGPALVKHGLRTALIPMATLFAYQMGMLLTGVTFTEKIFGWHGMGEWFVDSIGRQDVNSVAAMVLFTAVLILIAGLLSDVAHALLDPRVRV; this is encoded by the coding sequence ATGGGCCCTTTCCTGCTGCGCAGGATCGTCAACTATCTGGTTCTGATCACTCTGGCGACGTGCCTGGGCTACCTGCTCGCGGCCTCCAGCCTCCAGCCCCGCGAGTACTTCGCGCAGCGCCAGCCGCCGCCTCCCGCGGCGTCGGTGAACGCCACGCTCAACGAGCTGAACCTGAACGACAAGACACCGATCCTGGACCGGTTCGGACACTGGGCCGAGGGCGTGGTGACCGGCGACTTGGGCAAGACCATCGACGACACCTCGGTGTCCACCGAGATGGGACGCCGGGTCGGGGTGACGCTGCGGCTGGTGCTGGTCGGCACGATCACCGGCGCGCTGGTCGGCGTCGCGCTCGGGTTCATCGGCGCCATCAGACAGTACCGACCATCGGACCACGCCATCACGTTCCTGTCTTTCCTGGTGCTGTCCACGCCGGTGTTCCTGCTGGCGGTCCTGCTGAAGATCGGCACCGTGAAGATCAACCAGGCCGCCGGCACCACGCTGCTGCCGTACACCAACGAGACGACGCCGGGACTGGCCGGAGGATGGCTGCGGCATCTGGTCGACCGCGGACAGCACCTGGTCGTGCCGACGCTGTCGCTGATGCTCGGGCAGGCCGCGCTGTTCAGCCGGTATCAGCGCTCGGCGATGCTCGACGTGCTCGGCGCGGACTACATCCGCACCGCGCGCGCCACCGGCATGCGGCGCGGCCCGGCGCTGGTCAAGCACGGGCTTCGCACCGCCCTGATACCTATGGCCACGCTTTTCGCCTACCAGATGGGCATGCTGCTGACCGGGGTCACGTTCACCGAGAAGATCTTCGGCTGGCACGGGATGGGTGAGTGGTTCGTGGACTCCATCGGGCGTCAGGACGTGAACTCGGTGGCCGCGATGGTGCTGTTCACCGCGGTTCTGATCCTGATAGCCGGGCTGCTCTCGGACGTGGCGCACGCGCTGCTGGACCCGCGGGTGCGTGTCTGA
- a CDS encoding ABC transporter permease codes for MAAGMELVIAEEDAARPAEPEALSRGRIVLRRFLRRKLAVAGLVILVLMFALAFIGPYLSSWNYKDQDYSNFLTGPSATHWFGTTQIGSDVYAQTLRGLQKSLIIGLLAAVLSTGLAGIVGATAGYFGGWTDRVLMWFVDLLLVLPSFLILAITSPLFHGRTWLLFVVLLAAFNWMVTARMVRGLARSLREREFVTAAEVMGVHPLRIITRHLLPNMASLLIIDATLNVGGTIIAETSLSYFGFGVQPPDVSLGTIIADGTDSALNFPWLFYPAGILLILTVMAVAFVGDGLRDAMDDTAGTASASTSAAMSAADQASEGAA; via the coding sequence ATGGCCGCCGGGATGGAGCTCGTGATCGCCGAGGAGGACGCGGCGCGTCCGGCCGAGCCGGAGGCGCTGAGCCGGGGCCGGATCGTGCTGCGCAGGTTCCTGCGGCGAAAGCTGGCGGTGGCCGGGCTGGTGATCCTGGTGCTGATGTTCGCGCTGGCGTTCATCGGGCCGTATCTGAGTTCGTGGAACTACAAGGACCAGGACTACAGCAACTTCCTGACCGGGCCGTCGGCCACGCACTGGTTCGGCACCACGCAGATCGGCTCGGACGTGTACGCGCAGACGTTGCGCGGTCTGCAGAAGTCGCTGATCATCGGGCTTCTGGCGGCGGTGCTGTCGACCGGGCTGGCCGGGATCGTGGGCGCCACCGCCGGGTACTTCGGCGGCTGGACCGACAGGGTCCTGATGTGGTTCGTGGACCTGCTGCTGGTGCTGCCCTCGTTCCTGATCCTGGCGATCACCTCGCCGCTGTTCCACGGCCGGACCTGGCTGCTGTTCGTGGTGCTGCTGGCGGCGTTCAACTGGATGGTGACCGCGCGCATGGTGCGGGGCCTGGCGCGCTCGCTGCGGGAGCGGGAGTTCGTCACGGCCGCCGAGGTCATGGGGGTGCACCCGCTGCGCATCATCACCCGGCACCTGCTGCCGAACATGGCCTCGCTGCTGATCATCGACGCCACGTTGAACGTCGGCGGGACCATCATCGCCGAGACCTCGCTGAGCTACTTCGGTTTCGGCGTGCAGCCCCCGGACGTGTCGCTGGGCACGATCATCGCCGACGGCACCGATTCGGCCCTGAACTTCCCGTGGCTGTTCTACCCGGCGGGCATCCTGCTGATCCTGACGGTGATGGCGGTGGCGTTCGTGGGCGACGGCCTGCGCGACGCGATGGACGACACGGCCGGCACCGCCTCGGCCTCCACCTCGGCCGCGATGTCCGCCGCCGACCAGGCCTCGGAGGGTGCGGCGTGA
- a CDS encoding dipeptide ABC transporter ATP-binding protein, which produces MVSSDAVLEVTDLRVSFPGEKGRPLEAVRGLSYTVRRGETLAIVGESGSGKSVSSMAAIGLLPTNAKVTGSVRFRGRELLGLGDKEMSRIRGAGISMVFQDPLSALTPVYRVGEAIAAAIRVHQEVSADAAMRRAVELLELVGIPDPVRRAQAFPHEFSGGMRQRVMIAMAIANDPDVIIADEPTTALDVTVQAQILEVLATAKKATGAAIVLITHDLGVVAGFADRAAVMYAGRPVETATVEELFAKPAMPYTAGLLGSLPRLDAGRGARLRAIPGAPPSLLELGAGCPFAARCEFVVDVCRSAEPELVDVAPGRQAACHRSGEGLDLMAGDPAEDHSADSDSVVGGSEPAEDCQPRPEASAEPKDPVLTVRDLIKHHPLTKGSIIRRRIGTVRAVDGVSLDIPAGTTLALVGESGSGKTTTVMEILRLRAPQAGSISVLGQDLDALNRGRGVRRRANQVRAGIAAVFQDPLASLDPRLPVGDLLAEPLRTHGHGKTTPRVRELLRMVGLEPSHANRFPREFSGGQRQRVAIARALALEPRLVVLDEPVSALDVSVRAGILNLLAELQRELGLAYLFVSHDLAVVRHVADRVAVLNLGRVVEYGDADAVFEDPRHPYTRALLSAVPVPDPVVERRRERIVLPGDPPSPVVLDSDADALRGCRFRGRCPLYAALESPEARGRCEAEDPAPVPVDGDPGRTAACHHLGAWAPSLIPHSTVA; this is translated from the coding sequence ATGGTGTCGTCGGACGCGGTGTTGGAGGTCACGGACCTGCGCGTGTCGTTCCCCGGCGAGAAGGGCAGGCCGCTGGAGGCTGTCCGAGGCCTGAGTTACACGGTGCGGCGCGGGGAGACGCTGGCGATCGTCGGCGAGTCCGGCTCGGGCAAGTCGGTGTCCTCGATGGCGGCGATCGGCCTGCTGCCGACGAACGCGAAGGTGACCGGCTCGGTGCGCTTCCGCGGCCGGGAACTGCTGGGGCTGGGCGACAAGGAGATGTCGCGGATCCGCGGCGCGGGCATCTCGATGGTGTTCCAGGACCCGCTGTCCGCGCTGACCCCGGTGTACCGGGTCGGCGAGGCGATCGCGGCGGCGATCCGGGTGCACCAGGAGGTGTCGGCGGACGCTGCGATGCGGCGTGCGGTGGAGCTTCTGGAGCTGGTCGGCATCCCGGATCCGGTGCGGCGCGCGCAGGCGTTCCCGCACGAGTTCTCCGGCGGCATGCGCCAGCGCGTGATGATCGCCATGGCGATCGCCAACGACCCGGACGTGATCATCGCCGATGAGCCGACCACGGCCCTGGACGTGACGGTGCAGGCACAGATCCTGGAGGTCCTGGCCACCGCGAAGAAGGCCACGGGCGCGGCGATCGTGCTGATCACGCACGACCTCGGCGTGGTCGCCGGCTTCGCCGACCGCGCCGCGGTGATGTACGCCGGGCGCCCGGTGGAGACCGCGACGGTCGAGGAGCTGTTCGCGAAGCCCGCGATGCCGTACACCGCGGGGCTGCTGGGTTCGCTGCCGCGCCTGGACGCCGGCCGCGGCGCGCGCCTGCGGGCGATACCCGGGGCGCCGCCGTCGTTGCTGGAGTTGGGGGCGGGGTGTCCGTTCGCGGCGCGGTGCGAGTTCGTGGTGGATGTGTGCCGGTCGGCGGAGCCGGAGCTGGTGGACGTCGCGCCGGGGCGGCAGGCGGCTTGTCATCGCAGTGGTGAGGGGCTGGATCTGATGGCCGGCGATCCGGCAGAAGATCACAGTGCCGATTCGGATTCCGTCGTCGGTGGATCAGAGCCTGCCGAAGACTGTCAGCCGAGGCCGGAGGCGAGCGCCGAACCCAAGGATCCCGTCCTGACCGTCCGCGACCTGATCAAGCATCATCCGTTGACCAAGGGTTCGATCATCCGCCGCCGCATCGGCACGGTTCGCGCCGTGGACGGCGTCAGCCTGGACATCCCGGCCGGCACCACGTTGGCGCTGGTCGGCGAGTCGGGCAGCGGCAAGACCACGACGGTGATGGAGATCCTGCGTCTGCGCGCGCCGCAGGCCGGGAGTATCAGTGTTCTGGGTCAGGACCTTGACGCGCTGAACCGGGGCCGGGGGGTGCGGCGGCGCGCGAACCAGGTGCGGGCCGGGATCGCGGCGGTGTTCCAGGATCCGCTGGCTTCGCTGGATCCGCGGCTGCCGGTCGGTGATCTGCTGGCCGAGCCGCTGCGTACGCACGGGCACGGCAAGACCACGCCGCGGGTGCGTGAGCTGCTGCGGATGGTGGGTCTGGAGCCTTCGCACGCCAACCGTTTCCCGCGGGAGTTCTCCGGCGGGCAGCGGCAGCGGGTGGCGATCGCCCGGGCGCTGGCGTTGGAGCCGCGGCTGGTGGTGCTGGACGAGCCGGTCTCGGCGCTGGACGTGTCGGTGCGGGCCGGGATCTTGAACCTGCTCGCCGAGTTGCAGCGCGAGCTGGGGCTGGCCTATCTGTTCGTGTCGCACGACCTGGCCGTGGTGCGGCATGTCGCCGACCGGGTGGCGGTGCTGAACCTGGGGCGGGTCGTGGAGTACGGGGACGCCGACGCGGTGTTCGAGGATCCGCGGCATCCCTATACGCGGGCGCTGTTGTCGGCGGTGCCGGTGCCGGATCCGGTGGTGGAGCGGCGGCGTGAGCGCATCGTGCTGCCCGGTGACCCGCCGAGTCCGGTGGTGCTCGACAGTGACGCCGACGCGCTGCGCGGCTGCCGGTTCCGGGGTCGGTGTCCGTTGTACGCGGCGCTGGAGTCCCCCGAGGCGCGGGGCCGCTGCGAGGCCGAGGATCCGGCGCCGGTGCCGGTCGACGGCGATCCGGGCCGTACCGCGGCCTGCCATCACCTGGGCGCCTGGGCGCCTTCTCTGATCCCGCACAGCACCGTGGCGTGA